A genomic region of Candidatus Paceibacterota bacterium contains the following coding sequences:
- a CDS encoding UDP-N-acetylmuramoyl-L-alanyl-D-glutamate--2,6-diaminopimelate ligase, with protein MDKILRTAKKFIPTKLFKMAQPAYHYLLAISGAILYRFPSRKMIVVGVTGTKGKTSAINFIWSALMAGGLKTGIITTANIRIGDEEVLNKYHMTMPGRFVIQSYIRKMANAGCKYCLIETTSEGIKQFRHIGINYDIAVFTNLSPEHLPSHGGSFENYKNKKLELFKILSKLPRKDIDGKAVEKVMLANTDSEHAKDFLQFDADKKITFGIEKSADLIAKNIVEKADGVSFEIGTQKYEISIPGKFNVYNALPAIVIATLAGVNDENIKRGLKKLFVIPGRMEKIEVATLNGGPSGKQKFTVIVDYAHEKQSMTNVLQTAKIIAGATGKIIVLLGAEGGGRDKTKRADMGEISAKFADFVVVSNVDPYDDDPKEILESIATVAEKFGKARNKNLFVIEDRREGIKKALSLAKENDVVIITGKGAEQSMVIKGERIPWDDREVVREELEKIS; from the coding sequence ATGGACAAGATATTAAGAACAGCGAAGAAATTTATACCAACCAAGCTTTTTAAAATGGCGCAACCGGCATATCATTATTTATTGGCGATTTCCGGAGCGATTTTGTATAGATTTCCTTCAAGGAAAATGATTGTTGTCGGCGTGACTGGGACAAAAGGGAAGACCTCCGCCATCAATTTTATCTGGTCTGCACTTATGGCTGGTGGATTGAAAACGGGGATTATCACTACGGCAAATATTCGCATCGGCGATGAAGAAGTTTTGAATAAATATCATATGACAATGCCTGGTAGATTTGTCATACAAAGTTATATAAGAAAGATGGCAAATGCTGGATGCAAATATTGTTTGATAGAAACTACTTCGGAGGGGATAAAGCAGTTTAGGCATATCGGTATAAACTATGATATTGCGGTTTTTACGAATCTTTCACCGGAACATCTGCCTTCACATGGCGGAAGTTTTGAAAATTATAAAAATAAAAAGTTGGAATTATTCAAAATCCTTTCAAAATTACCGAGAAAAGATATCGATGGAAAAGCAGTCGAAAAAGTAATGCTGGCAAATACAGACAGCGAACATGCAAAAGATTTCTTGCAATTTGATGCTGATAAAAAAATAACTTTTGGGATAGAGAAGTCAGCTGACTTGATTGCAAAAAATATTGTAGAAAAAGCCGATGGAGTTTCTTTTGAAATCGGCACGCAAAAATATGAAATATCCATACCAGGGAAATTTAATGTCTACAATGCGCTACCGGCAATCGTTATTGCAACGCTCGCGGGAGTAAATGATGAAAATATAAAAAGAGGACTGAAAAAACTTTTTGTAATCCCGGGAAGAATGGAGAAGATAGAAGTTGCAACCCTAAACGGGGGACCATCGGGCAAGCAGAAATTTACCGTGATAGTGGACTATGCGCATGAGAAGCAAAGTATGACAAATGTTTTGCAAACGGCAAAAATAATCGCTGGAGCAACAGGAAAAATAATCGTGCTTCTTGGTGCCGAAGGTGGTGGAAGGGATAAAACAAAACGCGCCGATATGGGAGAAATTTCTGCCAAGTTTGCAGACTTTGTGGTGGTCAGCAATGTGGACCCATATGATGATGATCCAAAAGAGATTTTAGAAAGTATTGCAACCGTCGCAGAAAAATTCGGCAAAGCTAGAAATAAAAATCTTTTTGTGATTGAAGACAGAAGGGAAGGAATAAAGAAAGCTCTTTCACTCGCAAAAGAAAATGATGTCGTGATCATAACAGGCAAAGGCGCCGAACAATCTATGGTTATAAAAGGGGAGAGAATCCCTTGGGATGATAGAGAGGTGGTGAGAGAGGAATTGGAAAAGATTTCATAA
- a CDS encoding TrmH family RNA methyltransferase, which yields MAKDIKYKKVVVLDNIRSVYNVGSIFRTSDALGVDKIYLCGCTPTPKDRFGRERKDLAKVALGAERNIEWEYAKDTAELLKKLKKEKYQIVAVEQAENSVNYKKVKTGKTVALVMGEEVNGMSKKVLKLADVIAEIPMQGKKESLNVSVAFGIAGYEILR from the coding sequence GTGGCTAAAGATATTAAATACAAAAAAGTGGTGGTGCTAGACAATATAAGAAGCGTTTACAATGTCGGCTCAATTTTTCGTACCTCTGATGCGCTGGGGGTTGATAAGATATATTTGTGTGGATGCACACCAACGCCAAAAGACAGATTTGGCAGAGAAAGAAAGGATTTGGCAAAAGTGGCTCTCGGTGCAGAGAGAAATATTGAATGGGAATATGCAAAAGATACTGCCGAACTGTTGAAGAAATTGAAAAAAGAAAAATATCAGATAGTAGCCGTGGAGCAGGCGGAAAATTCTGTAAATTATAAAAAAGTCAAAACTGGAAAAACCGTGGCTCTTGTGATGGGAGAGGAGGTGAATGGTATGTCAAAAAAAGTACTCAAACTCGCCGATGTTATAGCCGAAATACCGATGCAAGGCAAAAAAGAATCATTGAATGTCTCTGTCGCTTTTGGGATAGCGGGGTATGAGATTTTGAGATAG
- a CDS encoding DoxX family protein, which translates to MILNTFPQILTFSILAPLILRVVVGFIAIDLGYLKLGKEKLQWAGLFETIHFRPAEIFIKGFAFVEIIGGLMLLLGAYTQIVAIIFAVVYFCEAVLEYREEALEARTLPFYILMFVISLSLIFTGAGAFALDIPML; encoded by the coding sequence ATGATATTAAACACATTCCCCCAAATTTTAACTTTCAGCATACTCGCTCCACTTATTTTGCGAGTGGTTGTCGGATTCATCGCTATCGATCTCGGCTATCTCAAACTCGGCAAAGAAAAGCTCCAATGGGCAGGGCTTTTTGAAACAATCCATTTTCGTCCAGCAGAGATATTTATAAAAGGGTTTGCTTTTGTAGAAATCATCGGCGGTCTTATGCTACTTCTCGGCGCATACACACAGATCGTCGCTATTATCTTTGCAGTCGTGTATTTCTGCGAAGCGGTGCTTGAATACAGAGAAGAAGCCCTAGAAGCAAGGACTTTGCCATTTTACATTTTAATGTTCGTTATCTCCCTCTCACTCATTTTCACAGGTGCCGGAGCCTTCGCCTTGGATATTCCGATGTTGTAG
- a CDS encoding PKD domain-containing protein codes for MTKETIKNNRPKFPKLSSTLIIVFCFFIFGATVNIARADCTLSWDEAFSAYVHGAINISMFKIDDTHVQTTVDNGTDCALPTVIGSYRVYDNISPITQTPIDERSSLIIPAQSSHTFISNIATCLTQVDIWYSMDFAELFEGHIFGIDGSVFDSVPSAQGLFCTIAPPPPPPAPTPDLIVSCSVSTSSAPINTSVAWSGNASGGTGTYTYSWTGTDSLADTSSTTSKIYSNSGTKDATVVVTSGTATSSVTCTTNIYSDSLPSELSASCSASPSSVYTGNSIIWSAIALGGMGNYTYLWTGTDSLSGTLSTTSLTYSSSGTKDATVVVTSGTSTTTANCSAVVNTPSGGGGGGGGGGGSSFTPMVSNSGGGNIGYAVYDNSSPKSTQPIVLAYSQANPLVSSIYLSQIPYTGTNDLKVLLFEITLALWSGAVTFIIMKRREKQYLQHRNIQGEGSGTCENE; via the coding sequence ATGACAAAAGAAACAATAAAAAATAACAGACCGAAATTCCCCAAATTATCCTCGACTCTGATTATAGTCTTTTGTTTTTTTATTTTTGGAGCCACCGTAAATATAGCCCGCGCCGATTGTACTCTATCTTGGGATGAAGCATTCAGTGCCTACGTCCATGGGGCGATTAATATTTCTATGTTCAAAATAGATGACACTCATGTACAGACAACAGTAGATAATGGGACTGATTGTGCATTACCAACGGTTATCGGCTCTTATCGTGTTTATGACAATATATCTCCTATCACGCAGACACCGATCGATGAAAGGAGCTCACTGATCATCCCCGCACAGTCTTCCCATACTTTTATCTCAAATATAGCCACATGTTTAACCCAGGTGGACATTTGGTATTCGATGGATTTTGCCGAACTTTTCGAAGGACATATATTTGGTATAGATGGGAGTGTTTTTGATTCGGTACCTTCGGCTCAAGGATTATTTTGTACTATTGCTCCACCGCCACCCCCACCAGCTCCTACTCCAGACTTAATAGTGTCTTGCTCGGTTAGCACATCAAGTGCACCTATAAATACTTCTGTCGCTTGGAGTGGAAATGCTAGCGGTGGTACTGGGACATACACATATTCTTGGACTGGTACTGATAGTTTGGCTGATACAAGTTCTACTACTTCAAAAATATATTCTAACTCCGGCACAAAAGATGCGACTGTCGTGGTAACTTCTGGAACAGCAACATCAAGCGTAACCTGCACTACCAATATTTATTCAGATTCCTTGCCAAGCGAACTTTCAGCCTCTTGTTCTGCAAGCCCATCGTCTGTATATACTGGTAATTCGATCATTTGGAGTGCAATAGCTTTAGGTGGAATGGGCAACTATACATATTTGTGGACTGGGACAGACTCACTTTCCGGAACACTTAGCACAACTTCTTTGACATATTCTTCATCTGGCACAAAAGATGCGACTGTCGTAGTAACTTCTGGGACCAGCACGACGACAGCAAACTGTAGTGCCGTGGTAAATACTCCGAGTGGGGGCGGAGGGGGTGGTGGAGGAGGGGGTGGTTCATCATTTACCCCCATGGTTAGTAATAGCGGGGGTGGAAATATAGGTTATGCAGTTTATGATAATTCCTCTCCTAAGAGTACTCAACCGATCGTGCTTGCCTACTCGCAGGCAAATCCTCTCGTATCATCTATTTACTTGAGTCAAATACCTTACACAGGTACGAATGATTTAAAAGTTTTATTATTCGAAATTACACTGGCTCTTTGGAGTGGAGCAGTTACTTTTATAATTATGAAGAGGAGAGAAAAGCAATATCTACAACATCGGAATATCCAAGGCGAAGGCTCCGGCACCTGTGAAAATGAGTGA
- a CDS encoding ABC transporter permease has protein sequence MTIKDLLQETSSGLLSNKVRTGLTMLGIVIGIASVIAMLAVGNGATSSIQSSIESIGSNLVVISPGAPRTVGSQVRASRGSANTLTMSDVEAIKSGVTSAKYVAPTVSSQKQVVAAGTNTNTSVMGTTPSYVDIKNLVLDIGTFFTDEQVTQLARVAVIGPTTRDDLFGTGVDVVGKTIRISGNEFTVIGITQAKGGAGLGSADDIVYIPISVAQQFFTGNKYVSTINISAQTADLVTDVQNQATDILLSRHNIADVTKADFNTMNQSDMLATASSITATMTYLLAAIAGISLLVGGIGIMNMMLTTVTERTREIGLRKAVGAKKRDIRLQFLVESIVLTTIGGIIGIITGFGIAWIITLTGLLTATISFTSVILSFGVSAIIGIIFGYYPAARASNLSPIDALRYE, from the coding sequence ATGACAATAAAAGATTTACTACAAGAAACATCTTCAGGATTACTATCAAATAAAGTCCGTACTGGTCTTACGATGCTAGGTATAGTCATTGGTATTGCATCTGTTATTGCAATGCTTGCAGTTGGTAATGGGGCAACCAGCTCAATCCAATCTAGTATTGAATCAATCGGCTCAAATCTTGTTGTTATTTCTCCTGGAGCGCCCAGAACTGTTGGAAGCCAAGTAAGAGCCAGTCGTGGTTCAGCGAATACCTTAACAATGTCAGACGTTGAAGCAATTAAAAGCGGAGTTACAAGCGCAAAATATGTGGCACCAACAGTTTCTTCTCAAAAACAAGTTGTTGCTGCTGGAACAAACACAAACACCTCAGTGATGGGAACAACACCTTCGTATGTTGATATTAAAAATCTAGTTCTAGATATCGGAACTTTTTTTACCGATGAACAAGTTACTCAACTTGCTAGAGTTGCTGTTATTGGTCCTACAACGAGAGATGATCTTTTTGGAACGGGTGTTGATGTTGTCGGTAAGACAATAAGAATTAGTGGAAATGAATTCACCGTAATTGGTATCACTCAAGCAAAAGGAGGAGCAGGTTTGGGAAGTGCTGATGATATTGTATATATACCAATCTCTGTAGCTCAGCAATTTTTTACTGGAAATAAATATGTTTCAACAATCAATATTTCCGCACAAACTGCAGATTTGGTAACGGACGTGCAGAACCAAGCAACAGATATATTACTTTCAAGACACAACATTGCCGATGTCACAAAAGCAGATTTCAATACAATGAACCAATCAGATATGTTGGCAACTGCATCTTCTATTACTGCCACCATGACATACCTACTTGCAGCAATCGCCGGAATATCTTTACTTGTCGGAGGTATTGGAATTATGAATATGATGCTCACAACCGTTACTGAAAGAACTAGAGAGATTGGTTTGAGAAAAGCTGTTGGAGCAAAGAAGAGAGATATTCGGTTACAATTTTTAGTTGAATCAATTGTATTAACAACCATTGGTGGAATAATCGGAATAATTACTGGTTTCGGTATCGCGTGGATAATTACATTAACTGGATTACTGACTGCAACAATATCTTTTACTTCAGTTATATTATCCTTCGGAGTTTCCGCAATTATAGGAATAATCTTTGGATATTATCCAGCCGCTAGAGCCTCAAATTTGAGTCCAATTGATGCTTTAAGATACGAATAA
- a CDS encoding ABC transporter ATP-binding protein, whose amino-acid sequence MIECKDIIKTYVNGDAKTEALRGVSFTINDGEYVAIMGPSGSGKSTLMHILGALDTPTNGHYFLDKEDVSKLSDDELANIRGNKIGFVFQSFNLLPRAEVIRNVILPLVYLKVTPEERIRRAEQALKSAGLEEERWRHLSNQLSGGQIQRVAIARALVNNPSLIMADEPTGNLDTKTGEIVLKTFQDLNKDHGHTIILITHELDVAEHADRIIHIRDGLILSDEKNKNKRISKIDLCAKEEKVTAPCSEVINNKR is encoded by the coding sequence ATGATTGAATGTAAAGATATTATAAAAACTTACGTAAATGGCGATGCAAAAACTGAGGCCCTCAGAGGTGTTTCCTTTACCATAAATGACGGGGAGTATGTAGCGATAATGGGTCCATCTGGTTCAGGTAAATCTACACTGATGCATATTTTGGGTGCTCTTGATACCCCAACAAACGGCCATTATTTCCTTGATAAGGAAGATGTTTCAAAGCTTTCAGATGATGAACTAGCGAATATACGAGGAAATAAAATCGGTTTTGTTTTTCAATCTTTCAATCTTTTACCGAGAGCGGAAGTTATTCGAAATGTGATTTTACCGCTAGTATATTTGAAAGTTACTCCAGAGGAAAGGATTAGAAGAGCAGAACAAGCTTTAAAATCCGCAGGACTTGAGGAGGAAAGATGGCGCCATCTTTCAAATCAGCTTTCTGGGGGACAAATTCAGCGCGTGGCTATCGCTCGGGCGCTTGTAAATAATCCTTCACTTATTATGGCAGATGAACCTACTGGAAATTTGGATACTAAAACTGGTGAAATTGTTTTAAAGACATTTCAAGATTTAAATAAAGATCATGGGCATACAATAATACTTATTACTCACGAACTTGATGTTGCCGAACACGCAGACAGAATTATTCATATAAGAGATGGCCTTATATTGAGTGATGAAAAAAATAAAAATAAAAGAATAAGCAAAATAGATTTGTGTGCAAAAGAAGAAAAAGTTACTGCTCCATGTAGTGAAGTAATTAATAATAAAAGATAA
- a CDS encoding HlyD family efflux transporter periplasmic adaptor subunit: MSNKIFIFFSGMKNFIKDHHIWSIIIAVVIIGGGYYAYGKFFPTASTIQYTYGRVIRGDLIVSVTGSGQVSTLSKISIKPTTTGQTQTLGQIISVKVKNGDTVKAGQVVAILDGKNALQTLNQAEASVTSAQASYDKLVSGLTDSQLLSLNNAITTAQTSLDNAKQNILIKLKGAYTTASNSVYLNTDSFFTNPMGNNQLAVADVNFVNQQLQNNVEQGRYTIGPMLNNWREKIINQKISDDLVSSINSALSDLNVMRNYFDDMTMLFAVYSIAPGSSGQSSIDSNKSTSASARSSIDSLISDLTSTLQSYNNSIISLQQAKDNLSVQQKPPLAADLAVSKANLDNAKANLANAETAYASRIITAPFDGQIGGLTADVGQQVSSSDSLGTLITSEKVINVTLNEVDAAKVSAGNSVIITFDSLPNVSITGHVGYIDPLGTVTQGVVSYSVQIKMDEQNNLIKTAMTASVSIVTTQQPNTLIIPISAVTTIGGKKYVLVADTSSTIIKDFDLSSSTRNFASTSRGNFASTTFASTTKASSSRQFGNYSASNTNSTQGISVQYTITEIEITTGISNNTMMEVLSGLSEGQLIVTKKTTIKNGTTVTKTTAASATTNTRGGFGDFGGGAVGATMIRD; this comes from the coding sequence ATGAGTAATAAGATTTTTATTTTCTTTAGTGGAATGAAAAATTTTATTAAAGACCATCATATATGGTCGATAATTATTGCAGTTGTGATTATCGGTGGTGGTTATTATGCATATGGCAAATTCTTTCCAACTGCATCTACAATACAGTATACATATGGAAGAGTAATAAGGGGTGATCTTATAGTTAGTGTTACTGGGTCAGGTCAAGTCTCTACATTAAGTAAAATTTCTATTAAACCGACGACAACTGGACAGACACAAACTCTAGGGCAAATTATTTCTGTGAAAGTAAAAAATGGCGATACAGTAAAAGCGGGGCAAGTCGTTGCTATTCTTGATGGAAAAAATGCATTGCAAACACTTAATCAAGCAGAAGCAAGTGTTACAAGTGCTCAAGCTAGTTATGACAAACTCGTCAGCGGATTAACCGATAGCCAATTATTATCTTTAAATAATGCCATAACAACCGCGCAAACATCTTTAGATAATGCCAAACAAAACATTTTAATAAAGCTAAAAGGTGCATATACAACAGCATCAAATTCCGTTTATTTAAATACCGATTCATTTTTCACTAATCCAATGGGTAATAACCAACTTGCTGTGGCTGATGTTAATTTTGTAAATCAACAACTACAAAATAATGTCGAGCAAGGAAGGTATACTATTGGCCCAATGTTGAATAATTGGAGGGAGAAAATAATAAATCAAAAAATCTCTGATGATTTAGTTTCTTCTATAAATAGTGCCTTATCTGATCTAAATGTAATGAGAAATTATTTTGATGATATGACAATGCTTTTTGCAGTGTACAGTATTGCACCAGGCTCTAGTGGACAATCATCGATAGATTCAAATAAAAGTACATCAGCGAGTGCAAGAAGTAGTATCGATTCTTTAATTAGCGATTTAACATCTACTCTACAGTCGTATAATAATTCAATAATTTCATTACAGCAAGCAAAAGACAATCTGTCTGTACAACAAAAACCTCCTTTAGCGGCTGATCTAGCGGTATCAAAAGCCAATCTCGATAACGCAAAAGCAAATTTAGCAAATGCAGAAACAGCATATGCAAGTAGAATTATTACTGCACCTTTTGATGGACAAATTGGTGGGCTTACAGCCGATGTTGGACAACAAGTTTCTTCTTCTGATTCACTTGGAACACTTATTACATCAGAAAAAGTAATAAATGTTACATTGAATGAAGTGGACGCTGCAAAAGTTTCTGCTGGCAATTCTGTAATAATTACTTTTGATTCACTACCAAATGTTTCTATTACTGGCCACGTTGGTTATATAGATCCACTGGGAACTGTAACGCAAGGAGTGGTCAGTTATTCAGTACAAATAAAAATGGATGAACAAAATAATCTAATAAAAACAGCTATGACAGCATCAGTCTCTATTGTTACTACACAACAACCAAATACACTCATTATTCCTATATCGGCTGTGACAACAATTGGTGGAAAAAAGTATGTTTTGGTTGCTGATACCTCATCTACAATTATTAAAGATTTTGATCTAAGTTCTTCTACTCGAAATTTTGCTTCGACATCAAGAGGGAACTTTGCATCAACGACCTTTGCTTCAACAACAAAAGCATCTTCTTCAAGACAATTTGGAAATTATTCAGCAAGCAATACAAACTCTACTCAAGGAATATCGGTACAATATACTATAACTGAAATCGAAATAACAACCGGTATTTCAAATAACACAATGATGGAAGTGCTATCTGGTCTTTCCGAAGGACAACTAATTGTGACTAAAAAGACAACTATAAAGAATGGAACAACCGTAACTAAAACAACAGCCGCTTCAGCAACTACAAACACAAGAGGAGGTTTTGGTGATTTTGGTGGTGGTGCTGTAGGTGCAACAATGATAAGAGACTAA
- a CDS encoding sigma-70 family RNA polymerase sigma factor, with amino-acid sequence MQRSDEEIILEYLNGDKNSFTEIVNRYLKSIYNFVYRFVGDEKATEDITQEVFLKAWKNIKKFDIEKSFKTWIFSISKNTCIDYLRKRKDVPISLFDNEEGGNSIEDNLIDQELKPDEIFSLEHDKKQVQKALNELTTKQKEVIILKYVNGMSLSEVAEIIDIPADTIKSHHRRALMKLRKILSAPKSLD; translated from the coding sequence ATGCAGAGAAGCGATGAGGAAATAATTCTAGAATATTTAAATGGAGATAAAAATTCTTTTACAGAGATTGTGAATCGCTATTTGAAATCAATATACAATTTTGTGTATAGATTTGTCGGAGACGAAAAAGCGACTGAAGATATCACTCAGGAGGTATTTCTAAAAGCATGGAAAAATATAAAAAAGTTTGATATTGAAAAAAGTTTTAAAACTTGGATCTTTTCTATTTCTAAAAATACTTGCATCGATTATTTGCGAAAAAGAAAAGATGTGCCGATATCGCTATTTGATAATGAGGAGGGAGGAAATAGTATTGAAGATAACTTGATTGATCAAGAATTAAAACCAGATGAAATATTTTCTCTTGAACATGATAAAAAACAAGTTCAAAAAGCTTTAAACGAACTTACTACCAAGCAAAAGGAAGTAATTATTTTAAAATATGTAAATGGAATGTCGCTTTCTGAAGTTGCCGAGATTATTGATATTCCTGCCGATACAATAAAAAGCCATCACAGAAGGGCTCTAATGAAACTGAGAAAAATTCTTAGTGCACCCAAATCATTAGATTAA
- a CDS encoding helix-turn-helix transcriptional regulator, producing the protein MSRLSKQFINKMKLHLIIKSLREDKGLTQEKLAEDAGLTRGYISRMEKGTYTDDSPSIKTLRKIAKGLSEPLEFILSKAGITQEDYIKTASTPTFLRAKYDLDKNQIRSVETYIQLLKKQLRD; encoded by the coding sequence ATGTCGAGATTATCAAAACAATTTATAAACAAAATGAAATTACATTTGATCATAAAGTCATTACGTGAGGATAAAGGGCTTACCCAAGAGAAACTGGCCGAGGATGCCGGCCTTACTAGAGGCTATATTTCGCGAATGGAAAAAGGTACTTATACTGATGATTCCCCATCCATTAAGACACTCCGTAAAATCGCTAAAGGTCTAAGTGAGCCACTTGAGTTTATTCTATCCAAAGCCGGCATAACCCAAGAGGATTACATCAAGACGGCCAGCACTCCGACTTTTCTCCGAGCTAAATATGATTTAGACAAGAATCAGATTCGTTCAGTCGAAACGTATATCCAACTTCTTAAGAAGCAATTAAGAGACTAA
- a CDS encoding ImmA/IrrE family metallo-endopeptidase: MIIPTEWKIYARNKVNEILSEVSGCLTIKTSVPIKSVVESYLGDVNIVTHISDELGFPDGVSAFSTKDMNNGWIIAINGRECVERQRFSLAHELAHIVLNLQAKKVYCSTNGNGWDEQLCDQFAGDILMPENIVRTMYQSNPKPFIGDVAKAFKVSRPVAEIQLRRLNLPFKLYAG; this comes from the coding sequence ATGATTATTCCCACCGAATGGAAAATATATGCCAGAAACAAAGTAAATGAAATCCTCAGTGAGGTATCTGGTTGTTTGACAATAAAGACGTCAGTTCCAATAAAATCGGTGGTCGAGTCATATCTTGGGGATGTAAATATTGTCACTCATATAAGTGATGAACTTGGTTTTCCAGATGGAGTTTCTGCCTTTTCTACCAAGGATATGAATAATGGCTGGATTATCGCCATCAACGGTCGAGAATGCGTCGAACGTCAACGGTTCTCATTAGCCCATGAGCTAGCACATATTGTCCTTAACTTGCAAGCCAAAAAGGTTTACTGCTCAACAAATGGAAATGGTTGGGACGAACAGTTGTGCGATCAATTTGCCGGGGATATTTTAATGCCAGAAAATATAGTTCGCACTATGTATCAATCAAATCCAAAACCCTTCATCGGAGACGTGGCAAAAGCTTTCAAAGTCAGCCGACCAGTTGCTGAAATACAACTCAGACGATTGAATTTGCCATTTAAATTGTACGCTGGTTAA
- a CDS encoding DNA methyltransferase translates to MKIEQVSIKELEPSTYNPRKWDDKVISDMTESIKRFGLCDPLLVNSAPERKNIVIGGHLRLKVAALLHFTEVPVIYLNIPEIEREQELNLRLNKNLGNWDEELLKLFDTNLLLDVGFTPDDLNNFFDDILEISDDGFNVKEELAKITVPETKPGDIYELGEHRLACGDSLDENIVKKLMGENKASMIYCDPPYNIGMDYRKGIGTNGKYTPDKYVNDNKRASEYEAFIQTSLKNALSVSKPDTHVFYWCDEKYVWLIQTLYSKNGITNRRICFWVKNNFDPTPQVAFNKVIEPCVYGTRGSPTLNPNLKNLSEVLNTDVNSVGLYDDLMSIVQMWLIKRDSVADYEHPTQKPISLNEKPIKRCTAPGEIVLDLFGGSGSTLIAAEQLKRRAFLVELDPTFCDLIIKRYEQFTGNTAKKIN, encoded by the coding sequence ATGAAAATAGAACAAGTATCAATTAAAGAACTCGAGCCATCCACTTACAATCCGAGGAAATGGGATGACAAAGTTATCTCAGACATGACCGAGAGTATTAAACGTTTCGGCCTCTGCGACCCTCTACTGGTGAATAGTGCGCCGGAGAGAAAAAACATCGTGATCGGTGGGCACCTTCGCCTCAAAGTTGCCGCCCTTCTCCACTTTACCGAAGTGCCAGTTATATACCTAAATATTCCCGAGATTGAACGTGAACAGGAATTAAATTTACGCTTGAATAAAAATTTAGGAAACTGGGATGAAGAACTTCTCAAGCTTTTTGATACAAATCTTCTCCTTGATGTTGGCTTTACTCCTGATGACCTCAATAATTTCTTCGACGATATCCTTGAAATCTCTGACGACGGATTTAATGTCAAAGAGGAATTAGCAAAGATTACAGTTCCAGAAACTAAACCAGGTGACATATATGAACTTGGCGAACACCGATTGGCCTGTGGCGATTCGCTTGATGAAAATATTGTGAAAAAACTTATGGGCGAGAATAAAGCCAGTATGATCTATTGCGACCCGCCTTACAACATTGGTATGGACTACCGAAAAGGCATCGGCACGAATGGCAAGTATACACCGGATAAATACGTAAACGATAATAAAAGAGCCAGTGAGTATGAGGCCTTCATTCAAACATCTTTAAAAAATGCCTTGTCGGTAAGTAAACCTGACACGCATGTCTTCTATTGGTGCGACGAAAAATACGTTTGGCTAATTCAAACTCTATACAGTAAAAATGGTATCACTAACAGGCGAATTTGTTTCTGGGTCAAAAACAATTTTGATCCCACCCCTCAGGTCGCCTTCAATAAAGTTATAGAACCGTGTGTGTATGGGACGAGGGGCAGTCCAACACTTAATCCAAATCTAAAGAATCTTTCCGAGGTCTTAAATACAGATGTCAATTCAGTTGGTCTCTATGACGACCTGATGAGTATTGTACAAATGTGGTTGATAAAACGTGATAGCGTAGCTGACTACGAACATCCGACGCAAAAACCGATTTCCTTAAATGAAAAACCGATAAAACGTTGTACCGCACCAGGCGAGATCGTGCTGGATCTCTTCGGCGGAAGTGGTAGCACTTTGATCGCAGCCGAACAACTCAAAAGAAGGGCTTTCCTAGTCGAGCTTGACCCCACTTTCTGTGACTTAATCATCAAACGTTATGAACAATTCACCGGCAACACTGCCAAAAAAATCAATTAA